DNA from Tripterygium wilfordii isolate XIE 37 chromosome 4, ASM1340144v1, whole genome shotgun sequence:
AAGGTTCTGCAGTCAGGTTCAAGCACTGTTCAGACCATCTTCGCGACTGTTATTTGGTTGCTTTGGGGGGTCAGAAATTCTACTATTCACGAAGGAAAAAGAGCTGATATAGGTGATCTTGTATCGAAGGTGCGGCTTTTCTCTAATGAGTTTCTGACGGGCGGAATATCTAGTAGCCGAGAGGGACAATCTACTACCTTGGTTGGCAGTCCAGTCATTCGGAGTAATAAATGGGTGGCCCCTGAATATGAGAAGTATAAGTTGAATGTAGATGGGGCTATTTTTATGGGTTCGGATGAGGTTGGTGCAGGAGCAGTCCTTAGAAACCATTGTGGGGACCCCATTTTGTGCTTGTCTGAGAGAATGCATGGGAGAGTTGATCCGACGTTCGCTGAACTGTTAGCAGTCACTTGCTCTCTTAGATGTCTGTTGAATGAGGGTCATCGTGGCTTTTGTTTGGAGATTGATTCAACTAATGTGGTGGAGATTCTAATGGCGGATGATTACCTAGACTCTAGGCTTGGTCATTTTGCTCTAGAGGCGAAGTCTCTCTTAGATCGGTTGGGGATTACACAATGTCAGCATGTACCACGAGAATGTAACTCTGTAGCTCATTTGTTAGCTCGTTTAGCTAAGACTGGTAGTAGGAAAACAATTTGGAGGAATGGTTGTCCTCATGAGGCTGTTTCCTTGGTTGACAAGGAGCGCCACTGTGATGTACCTGTGGGTTGATTTAAtgaattttcttctcaaaaaaaaaaaaaaaaattgcctcCCAAAGTTGATGACATTTGATTCcaagcagtttttttttttctttccatttttccATTCTAGTCtaacaaatattttatatacCAAACAAGAGAATCTATCGTTACTATCACCATTTATTATGCAACCAAACCTATCGTCGTATACATAAACGTGCTTTGAAGTCTGAAAAAACTCTATcgaaatatgtattttaattaagttcaaaaaaatcaagaaagaaaatgTTTATCACACATAGCATATTGAGTCAAATATGCTCTCAAAACTCTGCTTAACAAGACCCTCATTAAGGGTCATTCTCATTCCCATTTCATCATAATCATAAGCTCAAatttgcttataaaaaaaattcataagctCAACTTTTTTTGTGCGACGTCGTAGTTGATACGTAAGCATCAAATAACAGCTCGACTTgccctctctgtctctctcctctttttctttttcttttttaaattaaaattgacTAAGAAAAAGAAGACCACCCATTGATTACGCGTAACATCACAAATCCAAACCCCAACACAGCCTTTAAGTTTAGGTCCAACGATAAAATATCCTAAAACAAAAGTCTCTCTCTCATAGGCTTAGGCTACGGCAACCATGCGATTATGTACGCGTTGGCGTGTATAAAGGGCAACTGCAATGGCTTAGGATTTGCTGGCAAACAcctttattacataaaaagtcaagtcaatcaCGTTttttaatacagtcacatcagcaaaacacatattccaatatagccacatcagcaaaacaaaaattactatacactttctcttcctacccaacatgaaggccaacaacatttcattcctccatattatccacaacaaaaccacatcaaaacacaaaatatcaatacatccacgtCAGCAAAACACTACtcctaatacaaccacataagcaaaacacgtttcacaatacaaccacatcagcaaaaaacaacatctttgttggccacCATTGCAAGTGAGCAATTGGAAtggtcccattttgttgggcTAACAAAAATCACTATTGGAACCCACCTCTGTTACATACaaagtcaagccaaacacgtctctcaatacaaccacatcaataaaacatatatcccaatatagtcacatcaacaaaacacaaattcatatacatttttccttcccacccaacatggagcccaacaaattctcattctctccatattgtccacaataaaactacaccaaaacataatcttccaatacaactacatcaataaaacacatatcccaatacaaccacattaacaaaacacaaaacctaaTACAATCATTACAAGTGCTCTTAAGGACGCGGTGCACCATAAGACGGTGGGGTCCCCCTTCTCAAAGGACGAAGATCCAGCCGTGAAGACATTCCCAGATCAATTAACATTACCATTCCCTGAGGCAACCAAATCTAACCTACATGTATAGGGAATGAATACATTTTTCATCATAATCATAAGCTCAactttgcttataaaaaaaaataaaatcataacctcaacttttttttgtgtgtaatGTCGTAGTTTATACGTAAGCATCAAATGACACCTCGACTTGccgtctctgtctctctccttttcttttttctttttttctttttaattaaaattgacTAAGAAAAAGAAGACCACCCATTGATAACGCGTAACATCATATAATCCAAACCCAACACAGCCTTTAAGTTTAGGTCCAACCGAAAATCCTAAAATAAAACTCTTTGTCTCTCATAGGCTAAGGCTGCCATGCGATTATGTATGCGTTGGCGTGTATAATTAAGGACGCGGTGCACCATAAGATGGTGGGGTCCTCCTTCTCAAAGCCGAAGATCCAGCCGTGAAGACATGACGCGTGGGCCCACAAAAGAACACATTTACTTGGTTGGACCCCACTTCACTCTACGGTGGTCAAAAATCTCTAAACTCATCAATCAGCATGGATGGTTATAGATTAATGGACACATAACATGCATGGATACATCAATCAAACACCCATGGTCGCACTTCCGTTTCAATTTGTGACCTCCTCTTCGATTCCTTCCCTTCATTATATTAATTCTGTCTTTATTGTACAAATTTGCACGTCCTATCCTTCAACTcgtcaaaataaagaaaattaaaatcacAGTTATTTTGTTGGCATCTACAACTTGAAAATCAAGAGAAATGTTCTAGCTTTGAGTGCAGTTTGAATTATTGGAAAAACTAGATTGGTCCAACCACATATATAGGCATGTGAAGAAAAAAGTGGTGAACAAAATTTCatagaaaaagtcaaaagctaatGCTACTGTCCCATTATCACAGTATTTTAGATAGCACATatacaattatttatttatatatatatgttatttttcaaatactCGACTAAACAGAGTCTTAGGGAATTTATTTATCCTTGTTTGTCTAGCATGCATTATTTAcagaaatttattaatttttttagtagATGCCATAAATAATAGTTGCAgcaaattcttatatatatataagaaaaaaaaacaaaaatgatgatCGATTAATAAGTTAATATTGTGGATCGATGAGAAAGTTAAAACTGGCGTGGCCCAATATAAAAGCATTCACATGGGAGCTACCCAAGAAGTTTAAATACTTTGACAATCCAGAACACCCAACACACAATGCTCCATCTCCAATAAGAGAATTGGAAAACCACAAGAATGGGCAACACACACACTTACCTCATTCTATTAAAACGTTACTGGAACTTCCATTTATTGCAAAAATTGACGAACAGAAACCCACCTTCcacccccaccccaccccaccccaccccaccccacccacCACTTAAAAACTCGATTAAATCCACTGTCCACTGCTTCCACTTGTCTCTCTCTCCACAGCTACATTCTACACCACtcattttccctttctttttcttttttcttaacaCAAATGTCTCGTGATAACAACCAATTTTACAGGCTACTGGCCTCTCACTATTGTCCTTTTCTGGTCAACTCCAACCGGAGCTCCACACCACCGTCtccctctcgctctctctctctcgagttcaaacaaacaaacaaaacaaaccaaTCATCATTAGCGTTGATGATTATCGTTTATATTAATTAACGGTCCCATTTTGTTGTTTAATACTGAAGTAAGTTGGTTATTTTTTGTATGTGGGTTATAGTTCTAATATTTTAGGTGCCTGGATAATTGGTATATAAGGGGTTAAAATCATAGTGGAATGTATTATTAGAATTCCTATATTGAAAACAGTCATAGACCCTATAGACGTGAATAAATTGTCGAACCACATAAATCTTATGTTATTCTATTCTCTTTAATTTTTCGTTTGCTTCTTCTATTATTTGTAATTGTTTACAGAGGatatgttattgttttattatctGTCATTATTTACAGAGTATATGTTGTGCAACAATGTGAATATggaattctttaaaaaaaaagaataaagtcATCTTCTTTTGAGGAATTGACATTCACACAATGTATATAATTATACAAGAAgacccaaaaaatatttaaaaaaaaaaagaaagaaaagaaaaggcaacaaagagagagagagtctggTGGGTTTTGAGCTGTGATTTAGCTGTCTTTTGATGTATTATTTCTCTCTCAGTCATCTCCAAAATCCCTAGAAAAAaccccttctctctcttcaaaccccaaaaccccatactttccttctctccttctctcatattcttctccttctACATTGGCCATCTCTCTCAGATCTCTGCAGACGCATTTGTGGAAGAGAACGGAGAAGAGAGATTGAAAGAAACTCAAAACACAAAAGTCGCATTTGGTAATTCAGATGTCTCATGTGAGATGAAGAAGACCCACTTCCACTCAGTCTCTACTCTCGCAGTTCTCattgtcttcttctttgttgGGTTAGTTTGTGTTTGCTCTGCTGAGCAACACATCTCCATTACCAGCCATGGGGGTCTCACGGATGCTGAGGCTCAGTACATCAGGCACCGCCAATTGCTTTACTACAGGGACGAGTTTGGTGACCGAGGAGAGAAGGTCACGGTAGACCCATCTCTGGTCTTTGAAAATGATAGAATTAAAAATGCGTACTATGCCTTACAAGCTTGGAAGCAAGCCATTCTCTCCGATCCATTTAATCTCACTGCGAATTGGGTCGGGGATAAAGTCTGCAACTACACCGGCGTGTTTTGTGCTCCTGCACTTGACAACCCCAAGATCCGAACCGTCGCCGGCATTGATCTCAACCATGGTGATATTGCAGGGTACTTGCCTGAGGAGCTTGGGATGCTCGTCGATCTCGCATTGTTCCACATCAATTCCAACAGGTTCTGCGGTACCGTGCCGCAGAAGTTCGACAAGTTGAAGCTACTGTTCGAGCTAGATCTTAGCAACAACAGATTTGCTGGCAAGTTCCCCAAGGTGGTTCTTTCGCTGCCCACTCTGAAGTTCTTAGATCTGAGATTCAACGAATTTGAAGGCACTGTCCCGCCACAGCTTTTCGACAAGGATTTGGATGCAATCTTCATCAACCACAACCGTTTCGTATTCGATCTGCCGACCAATTTTGGTAACTCCCCTGTTTCGGTGATTGTGCTGGCGAACAACAAGTTCCATGGCTGCGTACCGTCAAGTTTGGGGAACATGTCGAATCTGAATGAGATAATTATGATGAATAATGGGTTCAGATCGTGTTTGCCTCCTGAGATAGGTATGCTGAAGAACTTGACTGTGTTTGATGTAAGCTTTAATGAGTTAATGGGCCCGCTGCCGAACACTATTGGTGGTATGGTTAGCCTTGAACAGCTAAATGTGGCTCACAATATGCTTTCAGGGAGTATTCCGGCGAATATTTGTCAGTTGCCTAATCTGCAGAACTTCACTTATAGTTATAATTTCTTCACCGGAGAGCCGCCGGTCTGCTTGAGCTTGCCGGACTTTGATGATAGGAGGAATTGTCTGCCGGCTAGGCCGAAGCAGAGGTCGGCTGGGCAATGCAGGGCGTTCTTGTCCAAGCGTGTTGATTGCAGCTCGTTTAGATGCGCCCCTTTTGTGCCTTCTttacctccacctccacctccctCACCGCCAATGCCAGTGCCTTCACCGCCTGTTGTGGTGCCCTCTCCACCCGTGCCAGTATCATCGCCTCCCCCTCCTCCTCCAGTGCTTTCACCGCCACCACCAGTTTCCTcacccccaccaccaccatcccCTGTTCCTAAACCATCTCCACCACCTCCTTCACCCCCGCCGCCTGTTTATTCTCCTCCCCCACCTCCACCAATTTACtctccacctccaccatcaCCACCCCCACCAGTCTActctccacctcctccacctcctccacccCCACCACTCTACACtcaaccaccaccacctccatcCCCTCCCCCACCAGTTTACTCTCCACCTGCACCACCTCAATCCCCTCCATCACCATCTCCATCGCCTATACCTTATTGCGTACACTCCCCACCGCCGCCCCCTCCAAATTTTCCACCACCTCCGCCTCCAACTCCAGTTTTCTCGCCACCGCCGCCAATTCCATACCATTATAGCTCACCGCCACCCCCTTCACCGCCACAttctccaccacctcctccacaCTCTCCTCCCCCTCCTATTTATCCCCATCTATCGCCCCCACCACCGCCTCCTGTCCACTCTCCACCTCCAGTCCATCCCCCACCTCCACCATCCCCGCCTCCTTGTATAGAGCCccctcctccacctccaccatgTGTAGAATATTCACCACCTCCTCCATCGCCATCACCACCGCCATCGACTCCTTATAAGCCCCCACCATCACCctcacctccaccaccaccaccacctgtaACGTATTCATCCCCTcctccaccatcaccatcaccccCACCACCAGTTCATTATCACTCCCCACCACCTCCTGTTCACTACCATTCCCCACCCCCTCCATTgccatctccaccaccaccacctgctCCCTCGCCACCACCGCCAATTGTTTATGGAAGCCCGCCGCCTCCAGCCCCAGCGTACGAGGGGCCATTGCCACCCATTCCTGTGATTTCATATGCGtcgcctccaccaccaccattctATTGATTCTTTAGAGAATTTTCCTCCTCGAAcctcaaaaacagaaaaattttacatttttactCAGCAATTACAGTGTCCTTATCTCTTACTTTCTCTTTGGGCAATTCTCATCTCTCGTGGAGTGAAGAGTTGGAAAACTGGAACAGAGGAAGGTCTGCATTTTTAGAATTCACCACGGGCATTGTTCTCTCATTGGAATTTCTTGGAAAT
Protein-coding regions in this window:
- the LOC119996735 gene encoding leucine-rich repeat extensin-like protein 4, which produces MKKTHFHSVSTLAVLIVFFFVGLVCVCSAEQHISITSHGGLTDAEAQYIRHRQLLYYRDEFGDRGEKVTVDPSLVFENDRIKNAYYALQAWKQAILSDPFNLTANWVGDKVCNYTGVFCAPALDNPKIRTVAGIDLNHGDIAGYLPEELGMLVDLALFHINSNRFCGTVPQKFDKLKLLFELDLSNNRFAGKFPKVVLSLPTLKFLDLRFNEFEGTVPPQLFDKDLDAIFINHNRFVFDLPTNFGNSPVSVIVLANNKFHGCVPSSLGNMSNLNEIIMMNNGFRSCLPPEIGMLKNLTVFDVSFNELMGPLPNTIGGMVSLEQLNVAHNMLSGSIPANICQLPNLQNFTYSYNFFTGEPPVCLSLPDFDDRRNCLPARPKQRSAGQCRAFLSKRVDCSSFRCAPFVPSLPPPPPPSPPMPVPSPPVVVPSPPVPVSSPPPPPPVLSPPPPVSSPPPPPSPVPKPSPPPPSPPPPVYSPPPPPPIYSPPPPSPPPPVYSPPPPPPPPPPLYTQPPPPPSPPPPVYSPPAPPQSPPSPSPSPIPYCVHSPPPPPPNFPPPPPPTPVFSPPPPIPYHYSSPPPPSPPHSPPPPPHSPPPPIYPHLSPPPPPPVHSPPPVHPPPPPSPPPCIEPPPPPPPCVEYSPPPPSPSPPPSTPYKPPPSPSPPPPPPPVTYSSPPPPSPSPPPPVHYHSPPPPVHYHSPPPPLPSPPPPPAPSPPPPIVYGSPPPPAPAYEGPLPPIPVISYASPPPPPFY